One genomic window of Parasteatoda tepidariorum isolate YZ-2023 chromosome 9, CAS_Ptep_4.0, whole genome shotgun sequence includes the following:
- the LOC107452851 gene encoding transmembrane protein 65 — MAVLCQNRLFRLCKFTFNINNASKYRTNNVTFGYTGFKIKDKLHSRQLAQDFIFKLNHKERTILFEELQRFQTQGAAIQVDQVIPEPPSTSQLKAIAAHSAMPFIGFGFLDNLIMILAGDYIDTTIGVTFGISTMAAAGLGNTLSDVAGIGSAFYVERIASKIGVEAPSITPAQASSSRTRWCINLGRALGVTIGCLLGMFPLFFRRNKEADEITDAK, encoded by the exons ATGGCGGTTCTGTGTCAAAATCGATTATTTCGGCTGTGCAAATTCACgtttaacataaataatgcTTCTAAATATCGAACAAACAACGTGACTTTTGGTTATACaggattcaaaataaaagataagcTGCATTCCCGGCAGTTAgctcaagattttatttttaaattaaatcataaggAAAGGACTATTCTTTTCGAAGAATTGCAACGCTTTCAAACTCAAGGTGCTGCTATTCAAg ttGACCAAGTAATACCAGAACCTCCATCCACTTCTCAATTAAAAGCTATTGCTGCTCACAGTGCAATGCCATTCATTGGATTCGGATTTTTGGATAATCTAATAATGATACTTGCT gggGATTATATTGATACTACCATTGGTGTTACTTTTGGTATTTCAACGATGGCAG CTGCTGGTCTTGGCAATACCCTGTCTGATGTTGCAGGTATTGG ctCTGCATTTTATGTGGAAAGGATAGCTTCAAAAATTGGTGTTGAGGCACCCTCTATAACCCCGGCTCAGGCAAGTTCGTCTAGAACACGATGGTGCATAAAtctg GGTCGTGCTCTTGGAGTAACCATCGGATGCTTGCTGGGTATGTTTCCTCTTTTTTTCCGTCGAAACAAAGAAGCAGATGAAATAACTGATGCTAAATAG
- the LOC107452850 gene encoding serine--tRNA synthetase-like protein Slimp yields MKSFLKCKSFLFPRFHSKLNINRLSTLNANNIAVIHEINKDASPSEAKVSTLFVPGRHGGTVYQIVKPIIDSNYIEKNAMNIERSSKARGIELDVHHLLKIMNEWIIKKEKHQNASDKFLELEEESNRFKELNFIEEANALRKQSTECLEEIKLAKKELYDIEDLVMPLLAKIPNTLDPLTPLLNDSVAVHVEPSKNNSISLSHTEIGERLSLLEFVHVSPTAYFLKSSLAELEMLAQNYFSDKLQEMQFAPMSCVDFVKSFILEATGLDPYSCDQCIPLKNNKASFKVIQNLNLVGGATFQSLCAYLINMNTSVETLPAKYYSIGRHYESGNRNSKKPSLFSVVQSSSIHSLVLEEPTNETTEFDSMLQVLLTCYSHFKIPFRTVVVAAPRLNCTESCRVQIELWSPAMLCYVPVAYVSRHNDFVSKRLHISYGVQHNINGYCAIVEGTVVNVPVLLGCLIENYANKNGDVNFEKLYELFDQ; encoded by the coding sequence atgaaatctttcttaaaatgtaaGTCATTTTTGTTCCCAAGATTCCATtctaaattgaatataaatagaTTGTCCAccttaaatgcaaataatattgCTGTAATTCACGAAATAAACAAAGATGCTTCTCCTTCTGAAGCTAAAGTTTCCACACTTTTTGTGCCTGGGAGACATGGTGGAACAGTTTATCAAATTGTCAAACCAATCATAGACTCtaattacatagaaaaaaatgcgATGAATATTGAAAGATCCAGCAAAGCTAGAGGTATTGAACTTGATGTGCaccacttattaaaaattatgaatgaatggattataaaaaaagaaaaacatcaaaatgcttcggataaatttttagaacttgAGGAGGAATCTAATAGgtttaaagaattgaattttattgaggAAGCAAATGCATTGCGTAAGCAATCGACTGAGTGCTTGGAAGAAattaaacttgcaaaaaaagAGTTATATGATATTGAAGACCTTGTGATGCCATTGTTAGCAAAAATTCCTAATACATTAGATCCATTAACACCATTGCTGAATGATTCTGTAGCAGTTCATGTCGAGCCTTCGAAGAATAACTCTATATCTTTATCTCACACTGAAATCGGAGAGCGTTTGTCACTCTTAGAGTTTGTACATGTTAGTCCAACagcatattttctgaaaagttcTCTTGCAGAATTGGAAATGTTggcacaaaattatttttctgataaactTCAAGAAATGCAATTTGCACCTATGTCTTGTGTTGATTTTGTCAAATCCTTTATCCTTGAAGCTACTGGTTTAGATCCTTATTCATGTGATCAATGTAtaccattgaaaaataataaggcATCTTTTAAAGTGATTCAGAACCTTAATCTTGTGGGTGGGGCCACATTTCAGTCACTATgtgcatatttaataaatatgaatacctCTGTTGAAACTCTTCCTGCGAAATATTATTCCATTGGTCGACACTACGAATCTGGCAatagaaatagtaaaaaaccAAGTCTTTTCTCTGTTGTGCAATCATCTAGTATTCACAGTTTAGTTCTGGAGGAACCCACAAATGAAACAACTGAATTTGATTCAATGTTACAAGTTTTGTTAACTTGTTATTCTCACTTTAAAATTCCATTCAGAACTGTTGTTGTTGCTGCTCCAAGATTAAACTGCACCGAAAGTTGCCGTGTGCAAATAGAATTGTGGTCACCAGCTATGCTTTGCTATGTTCCAGTTGCATACGTGTCTCGACATAATGACTTTGTATCGAAACGATTGCATATCTCATATGGTGTTCAGCATAATATTAATGGTTACTGTGCTATAGTTGAAGGTACTGTTGTTAATGTTCCTGTCTTGCTAGGCTGTTTAATAGAGAATTATGCTAATAAGAATGGAgatgttaattttgaaaagctcTATGAATTGTTTGatcaataa